AAAGATTCATCCTGTCTAAATGCATTAATTCCTGCATATTCTATTATTACATTCTTAGCACCTTCTATGTCCTGGCATTTTTCAATTATATATGCCTCATTAACAAGTAATCTTTCCTTATCCGCTGCTGAAATCACATTCTGCCCATAATAACCTCTACTCTTCTCATTAATCGATTCAATTACCTTTGCCTTATCTGCAATATCTTCCTCATCACATATAATTCGATCTATGTACTGCAAGAACATATCCTTCAGTCCAAGTTCATATAATGCAAATAGAATAATACTGTCCTGCGCATAATATTTATCAATCAAACCAACTACTATATTAGTAAGGTTTGCCTCATTTGTATTCGGAATATATGCAATCGCAATATCTTTGGATACTTTTCCTGCAGTTACAGTTGCAATACCAGCCTGCACAGAGTCCCTTGCGTTAAAGTACAGACCATTATTACGAAACTCGCAATCAGGCACCCGAATAATAATTTGTTTTCCCCTACTTTCTACTTCAAACTTATCCGCCCCATATACAATTCCAATTCTGATTTTTTTCTTATTCTGTTGCCTCGCTTTTACTTCCTTATAGTATTTTGATTCTACACAGAACATATCATCTTTCTGAAGAAAGTCTCCTATTAAAGAATTAATATCAGAAAATGAAACAAGTTTCTGTATTTCCTTGTCGGGATCTTCTATTTTCAAATAAGGTAAATCTCTTAAGTCATCAGGGCATGATATATCTGACTGTTCCAGTGTAAGTTCATCTATTTTTTCATCTTCAACTCCTAAAACCTTCCACTTCATACCTTCAACTAGTTCCACTTTTCTAGTTATATTTTTCCAATATAATTCTGAGCTTAAGCCTGTAATTGACTCAATCTTTGTAGTCGGTGTGAGCCAATTTAACGACTTTCTTTTTTTATCATTCTGAATTGTAAACAACCACTCCCTAATCATCCCTTCAGGAAATTCTGTATCGTCAGAATCAACTACATCCATTACACGAATTCCAGTAGCCTCTTTTTTGTAAAGATTTGCTTCATCCTTTAGTGCTCCTGCTACAATATCATAATAAATAGAGAATGTTTCTTCTGATGTTGTACCAGGTAAAAGTCTTTGTACCTGCATATCTCGTCCAGTGTTAGTCAACTTCAGATTACTCATTGCAACTGTATCAAGTTCAGTCTCATCATCAATTCCAGAAAGTGTTATCGCTCCCATATCTTGGAGCGATATTAAAACAGGTCTAATAAGAAGATCCGCATCTGAAATAGTAAATATCTGTTCAAAAAAAGTACCAATAGATATGCCCTCATAACTTGTTAATTTTTCACACTTACTGATAGACTCAAGAATAACCCACTCAATTGCTGTAGATTTTCTAGCTGTAAAGTGTGAAACTTCAACCCTATGCTGCACACAAGGATATGATAGTATTACTTCTGTAAAAATCATAATTTACCTCCCATCTCTTTGTACTCAGCAATAATTTTTTCTTCTATCTCTGGTGTAATTATCTTATTGCAAGTCTTAAAACAGCCTTTTCTATTTAATCCTTCCATAATGTTCTTGTATACCGGAGCAGTCTTAAAGCCAGGCATGTCCATGTTAGGCAACTGAACAGGCTGATTTTCGTACATATGTTTTGCTCCAACAATAAAAAGAAGTTCCTGAGCTCGTGAAAATGCCACATTAATACGTTCAAATGCAACTACATGCTTACTTGCATGGCCCTTTTCATTGTTTCTTACCAAACTGGTAATAATAATATTCTTTTCCTTACCCTGAAATCTATCAACGGTATTAATATCTACATCAATAGCTGAGAAATCATAAACTTTTTTAACCTCTCGAAATGCTTCTCTAATTTCATTTACCTGCATCTGATAGAAACTGATAACGCCTACTGTTTTCTGATTATTTTTGTTATATCCTTGTTCCCTATATGAATCAGCTATTTTCTTCAAGAGTTCTATTATGATGTATTTTTCCAAAACATTGCAATTAGAAGTGCTATTGTTAGGTCTTACTTCATAGATTGGTTTATTACTCGGAGTAAATGAAGAATCAATCCAGTATGCATGTCTCGTTGGTGTAACAAATGTACTACCATCAACCCCCTTTATTGTTAAATCATGGCTCTTTTCCATTCGTTCAACTTCTTCTGAGTTTCCACAAGACAGACGCTGCTCATAGAATCTATTAATAATGTCCATAATGTCAGTGTGCATACGATACTGCACTAACAAAGAATGCTTAATTTTCTCATCTGCTTGTTCAAAATAATCTTTAAACAGTGAAGAAGTAACCATCTTTTGGAATCTCTTAAAATTATCCTGCGTAAGTAAATCTCTTACTTCTTCTGGTGCATTTTCCTGACTCTCTGCTAATTCCTTATAAGAACCTTCATGTTCTTTAAACATTGGTGGCAGCTGTCTATGGTCACCCACTAATATAGCCTTTCGAGCTTTCATTAATGGAATCAATAATTCAGGCGGGGTAGCTTTACTAACCTCATCAATAATTACAACATCAAAATCATTGTAGCCATTATCAGAAAGATTTCTCATATTATCAGTACAAGAAATACCTACGACGTTACATGCATTAACGTAAATCTGCTGGTAATACTCTTGATCGTACTTAAAAGCATCTGCATCATCCAAGCGATCCTTAAATCCTCTGATTGTCTTTTCCCAATCATTTCTGAATTCCCGCTGCTCGTTAAGCTGTCTGATATTGTTTTCTTTTAACTTTTTAATGTGTGCAATGATATCATCCGCATTTGTTGATTCAATTTCATACTTCTCACGCAATTTAAGAAGTGTTTGCCTTTTAGATACTATTTGAGCCTTCGCACTATCTATTCTTTCATTAATTTCTAAAATCTTACCTTCTGCAACAGTTCGTCTACTAATGATATCCGAAACATCGAGACTCTTTCGTGACTCAATTGTTTCTTTTATTGCATCTAATGCTGAATTTATAGCTTGACTCCACTTATCAATAATCAGTCTAAATGTTTCCAGCCACTTATCTGCATCATTAGTCTCAATCCCTTCTATTACATTTTTATTAAGAATATTTTTTTCAATATCAGAGATAGTAACTACTGAAGAGGAAAATTTAAGTTTGTCAACTTTCTTTTGCAAAGACTTCATTTCTTTTGTGTACTGTGATGCCCCATCGGTGTCATCTTCTTGCAGACACTCCAAAAGTTTTTGTTTCACATCAGCCAATTGACTATTAAGAATTAATATCTCGCCATCATTACTATTATCATTCCCCTTTACCTTCTGAATCTTTTCACATAATCCCTTAAGAGTCTTTAGATTCTTTGAAATCATGTACACATAAGCCTGTTCTTTGCCCAGCCCCATCACATCAATATCTAATACTCCGGGTGTCAGATAAATGCCTGCTTTAGTTGTGATTTCAACAAGCTTATTCAACTTTGACTCAAAAATTTTAAGCAAATCCTCTGATAAGTAAAACTGAGAGTCTGATTTTCCCTTAAAGCATTCATATGCTAAACGATACTGGTGCTTATCCTCTTCTAACTTGGTATTATCATCATTAGCTTTTTCAAGTTCACTTGTTAAAAGAGCCAAGTGTTTTCTTGCATCGTCATACTCTTGATTTAATCCGGACAATTCCTCATTCAAAGCAGCAATATCCTGATTAAATAAACTAGCATCACGAATATCAGTATCATATTGAATGCCACCACTTTCAAGTGAGTCCCACAAATCGAGCCAATTCTTTGAAAGCTGAAGTGAAAGCGCGTGATAATAATACTTGAGCGCCTCATCCTCTCCAAACTTTCTAGTACTTAAGTCTTCAACCTTTCTTTTTCTCCTACCCTTTTGACCTAATCTAATGGCTCTAATCTCAGGCGAATCTGCCAATCGTTCCAAAGCATTATCAACCGCATCGTTAGACTGTGATGCAACTAAAACCCTATCTCCTCTGCGTACAAACTGATAAATTGCCTCAGCAATAACCGTTGTTTTACCCGTTCCAGGAGGACCTTGTATCAAACAAAGATCCGGTGCAGCAAGCATTTTTCGAACAGCTTCCTTCTGATTTTCATTCTTCTCAATTTTAGGATTGAGCCACTTATCTATATCTATGTCAATATCTTTAGGGACTCTTGCTCGTGTAACATCAAACAACCACATTGCAAGATTTGGAGAGTAGCATTCATCTCTTTCCAACTGGTCAATTGCTTGCTGAAATCTTCTTATGAGGACAAAATCTCCAATCGCTGATAATGCTAAAAATCCATCTGTATAGTAATTACCTAAAATATTGTCATATACGTACTGAATAGTTTCTTCATCATCCAGATTACGATGATTAATCTCATCAATATCTCTACGATTAAGATCGTATGCTACTTGTACTATATAAGGATTGCTATATGCATCATAAATACTCCGTTTCGATACCTCTTCGTCATCATAATCGCCGCTCATCCATTCTTCTTCTGTGAGAATATGCTTTTCTTCGGTATCATCATCAAAATATTCACTATTATCTTTTAGATAATATTCATTGACAACGCCTCTATAGCGTCCAAGTTCTACACTATTAAATCGTTGTCTTCTGTTATTGATATCGCCTGCGAAATCAAAATGCCACTTGTCTTTAGAATAGTTATTATCAAAAACCTGAATATCTCTGCTTAGATATTTTTTAAATGCCTTAAATGTATCTTGATCTTCGAAAACAAGCCAGAAGTTCAGCCTCTTCTTTTCTTCATCGAATCCTACTTTGAAATACTTACAACCATAGATTTGACGACTGGCTAGTTCTCTTTTCCAATCCAAATACTGTTTCCACTCTTCAAGCTTCTCTCCTGTATATTCAGTAAGTGAACCAGAATTATCCAAAATGTCATAAAGAAAATTTGCTCCGATTCTTTCTGGTGATGGATATGGAGTAGCAACAACATCTACTTCAAAATCGAGCTGCTCTGTATCCATAACCTCAAATACTGAATCTACCCTAAATTCTTTACCTGCAATATGTCCCTTAAAAAGCAGGGAGACATCATCTGGTAAATATCCCTCCAAAAAATCTCCGGGCGTTCTTTCCGGTCTAATTCCAAGAGTTTTGACATCGTAACCACTCTTACCAGTAAAAGTAAGATTTCTAACATACATCTGTTTTTGAAATCCCTCAGGAAACATGCC
This genomic window from Roseburia sp. 831b contains:
- a CDS encoding PIN domain-containing protein; the encoded protein is MIFTEVILSYPCVQHRVEVSHFTARKSTAIEWVILESISKCEKLTSYEGISIGTFFEQIFTISDADLLIRPVLISLQDMGAITLSGIDDETELDTVAMSNLKLTNTGRDMQVQRLLPGTTSEETFSIYYDIVAGALKDEANLYKKEATGIRVMDVVDSDDTEFPEGMIREWLFTIQNDKKRKSLNWLTPTTKIESITGLSSELYWKNITRKVELVEGMKWKVLGVEDEKIDELTLEQSDISCPDDLRDLPYLKIEDPDKEIQKLVSFSDINSLIGDFLQKDDMFCVESKYYKEVKARQQNKKKIRIGIVYGADKFEVESRGKQIIIRVPDCEFRNNGLYFNARDSVQAGIATVTAGKVSKDIAIAYIPNTNEANLTNIVVGLIDKYYAQDSIILFALYELGLKDMFLQYIDRIICDEEDIADKAKVIESINEKSRGYYGQNVISAADKERLLVNEAYIIEKCQDIEGAKNVIIEYAGINAFRQDESLFQRIMRITIEHVGEQDSLEEIWGFWQSVSAVKKSYINWVTKLGLQKNLYSKKSILDFIDRFTDENLFEIEEYTAVEQIILNMRRISLQVEDLLPDLNLYQTVSDEKYNELVLSHIDVIESLYDQVRKWQDEEERFSNKIRDFSEVLVPDIPFTNVKKNIDGLRNALATFFDDSFMRFNKVYIVDTCTLMNEPGLISWFDGENALLVIPMIVLDELDGLKNSDDEGKAYRAREVIRNIRNYKAYDWLNTGESSHPELLSDDLDKDRNDNKILSIAIRYCAKKPILLTDDTSLGNIASANKIENMTLESYQAKKQHEKIASKGNSKKSKKKKK
- a CDS encoding AAA domain-containing protein, producing MANEKDFTKAIADIIGAGIVGVTVTAMVKGGKSSSDKESSNSQPQKASEDIFEEERVKQEMDEMWGKNRMMQQSTYDSERINMANRNDNYMDSYYRDDEYEEDEYEDEDEFDEDDDIEEEIDNSEMSFFGRNICILLNDNEEDRRNRLRTSEAVLVRKFPKLKQLSSTDRMQQILDGMFPEGFQKQMYVRNLTFTGKSGYDVKTLGIRPERTPGDFLEGYLPDDVSLLFKGHIAGKEFRVDSVFEVMDTEQLDFEVDVVATPYPSPERIGANFLYDILDNSGSLTEYTGEKLEEWKQYLDWKRELASRQIYGCKYFKVGFDEEKKRLNFWLVFEDQDTFKAFKKYLSRDIQVFDNNYSKDKWHFDFAGDINNRRQRFNSVELGRYRGVVNEYYLKDNSEYFDDDTEEKHILTEEEWMSGDYDDEEVSKRSIYDAYSNPYIVQVAYDLNRRDIDEINHRNLDDEETIQYVYDNILGNYYTDGFLALSAIGDFVLIRRFQQAIDQLERDECYSPNLAMWLFDVTRARVPKDIDIDIDKWLNPKIEKNENQKEAVRKMLAAPDLCLIQGPPGTGKTTVIAEAIYQFVRRGDRVLVASQSNDAVDNALERLADSPEIRAIRLGQKGRRKRKVEDLSTRKFGEDEALKYYYHALSLQLSKNWLDLWDSLESGGIQYDTDIRDASLFNQDIAALNEELSGLNQEYDDARKHLALLTSELEKANDDNTKLEEDKHQYRLAYECFKGKSDSQFYLSEDLLKIFESKLNKLVEITTKAGIYLTPGVLDIDVMGLGKEQAYVYMISKNLKTLKGLCEKIQKVKGNDNSNDGEILILNSQLADVKQKLLECLQEDDTDGASQYTKEMKSLQKKVDKLKFSSSVVTISDIEKNILNKNVIEGIETNDADKWLETFRLIIDKWSQAINSALDAIKETIESRKSLDVSDIISRRTVAEGKILEINERIDSAKAQIVSKRQTLLKLREKYEIESTNADDIIAHIKKLKENNIRQLNEQREFRNDWEKTIRGFKDRLDDADAFKYDQEYYQQIYVNACNVVGISCTDNMRNLSDNGYNDFDVVIIDEVSKATPPELLIPLMKARKAILVGDHRQLPPMFKEHEGSYKELAESQENAPEEVRDLLTQDNFKRFQKMVTSSLFKDYFEQADEKIKHSLLVQYRMHTDIMDIINRFYEQRLSCGNSEEVERMEKSHDLTIKGVDGSTFVTPTRHAYWIDSSFTPSNKPIYEVRPNNSTSNCNVLEKYIIIELLKKIADSYREQGYNKNNQKTVGVISFYQMQVNEIREAFREVKKVYDFSAIDVDINTVDRFQGKEKNIIITSLVRNNEKGHASKHVVAFERINVAFSRAQELLFIVGAKHMYENQPVQLPNMDMPGFKTAPVYKNIMEGLNRKGCFKTCNKIITPEIEEKIIAEYKEMGGKL